A stretch of DNA from Arachis hypogaea cultivar Tifrunner chromosome 19, arahy.Tifrunner.gnm2.J5K5, whole genome shotgun sequence:
GGTAGGATAGAGTGCGGGTAGAATTTTTGTGCGGATCGGATAGGGTGTGGGTTGAGTTTTAACCCTATCCGACCAACCCgcactctatatatatttatattatatacttatataaaaatatgttttaagtggatgttgaatcaaagatttctcactaaatgcaaaagattcTTAGTCACTAAAAGAAAATCATtagttgataatttaatattttttttttacataaaaatcagttctattttaaattatcatcaagttatataataatgttgtatattttttgtaacccgcgggtagggtcggATATCCGCGGGTTAAGAGCGGATAGAGTTAGGATTAAGATATTCTCAATTCGCAGATAGGGtagggttgagtttatataaaaatttcaaccaacgAGTAGAATTAAGGTtggatccaaaccctaccctaccctattcATTGCCACTCCTAGTCCTAAAtcgtatatatattatattacattatatttatgcaattctttaaacaaattttatatcacataaTAGGAAGTAGGAGCCAGGAGGATATGCGTAAGTCTAGAACACTAGTAGAAATAACCACGTTCTAAGCGGTTAATTGGCTTGCAAGTTGCCATCATAGTATCTCTTTTATTATTACATCTATTACATTTGTTTTTAACTTCACTATTacatctattttttaaattttaaaactaaaattggagAATAAAAGGATTTAGGTTATTTTTCTTTACCCTTTGATCAACACTGCACCAAGCGTTAGAATGGAGAAAATGAGGAGACGAGATGTTGACGAGGTACATTAGCGTAACGTAATTTTTTTTTACAGTATTAGGCTTTAGCAATCTCAAGACGAAGTGTATTAGCGTAATGTGACTTTTTGATTGGATGATAAGAAAAATGCTACCTTCTGATTAGCAGATGACAGTGAGCCACAGATCCAGAGATGAAAATCCGAGGTATAGCAtgattaaatcttttaaattggcTCTAACTTTCAAATTGGgcgctctttttttttctttttgagagAGTGGTGTTTAGGGTTTGGATTCCGAACAGTGTTCTTCGTATTGTCTATATATTCTATTCAAATTGGATTTGTGAATATGTATCCGATTCAAATTCCATAGCTTTTTCAAAAAAACGACTTTTGTATACTTGATAGAGCTATGCCTTCCTGTGTTTTGCTATGGCTCTCATGAATCCTGTTGGTGTTCTGAATCAAAAAATGGATGTTGTTGCAGATATCAACCCAACGAAGCTGGCTTGGAATCTGAAAGTCAGAATTGTGCGCCTGTacgagtttcctagcaagtggaACCCAAGAGAGATTTATAGCATGGAGTTGGTACTTCAAGATGAAAGGGTCAATTACTAAACTCTAAACTTTTCTAATTAGATTCACTTTGGATTTTTTTATCCATTGTGGTTTATTCTATTTGCTTCTTTCTGGTGTAGGGTGATCGTATACACTGCTCCATCCCGAAGTCAAATATGGCGGTATTTAGGACCTTGATTTATGAGCATGAACTTTATGCaatgaaaaattttattgttCAAGTAGTAGGACAATCTGTGTGAACAACTAGCCACAAGTATAAACTGAACTTTTATACTAAGACCTTTGTCAGTTTGCTTCCCAGCGACGTTTTCTGTTTAATCCTTTTCAATTTATCTCATATGAGAAGATTAAGGCAATGGTTGGTGTGAACAAGAACTATTTGTTGGGTAAATCAAGTTActgattatttattttgttcattCTTTTAATGTTATTTATAATGTTGGCTACTTATTTGGTTAAATTTGTATGTATCTTTATGAATCTCTTTGTTCTTTGGGTTGCTTTGTGTACTCTTTTGTAGACTGTATGGGTCATGTCGTAGGAAGAGAGGACGTTACACTATTGGTTACAAAATcaggagaggagaggagagtaAATGCATTAAACTACACTTGGAAGATCTAAAGTCTGTTtcctatttattttaattcttttttcgaTTTTGTGATTTACCACTGATTTATCGTTTGGGTGGGCTTTGTTTACATTGTTTGTCCTTATATTTTGTTCCACTTAAAAAATTAAGGGAACATCATGAAGTGCACCCTCTTTGGTGACTTGGTGGACGAAGCCCTTGGCTTATTTGATAAAGATGATGGTCATCCTATTATCTTGGTGGCACAACTCTTTAAGCCTAATTTCTATCTCAATGAGGTTAATGTTTAAAATAGCCTTTATGCCTCTCGCTTGTTTTTTCACCTTGAGATCCCCGATGTTCTTGCATTCAAGAATAGGTGTGTTGAAAGTTTGTAGTCCTCACTTAACTGGCTCCCTTATTTCATTAATTTCACTATAATGTCCTCGTAAGATTTTTTGCCTATTTTATCTCATGTGCTTCAGTTTAATAAAGAGAAGTGATATAAAGGCTCAGtgtattaattatatatacaGAGCCAGCCTATAAATTCAATTAGTGATGAGTTGCATGGCGGTTCCTTACCAATCACTACTATTGAGGAGGTTTTGGACAAAACTAATGTAAGCTCCTCTATTGTTGGTTTTTTCAACCATGGCGTGCTTTGTTCATGTGGGTCTACTACTAgcgttattgtatttttttttttttttgtataggaAACTTCATGTTGGATACTAGCCACTGTGGTTTCTATTGAAATTGGTGGCAGTGATTGGTATTATGCTTTGTGCAAGAGTTGTCCCAGAAAAGTGAAGGAGAATAAAGGTTGTTATCTGCGCAAGCATTGTGGTAAAGTTGGTATCAATACTCCTCTGAGGTAGAGACCTTCCAACTTAAAAGGGCTTAATATATTTAAGTTGTTTTGGGTTATTGCTCACTTTTCTAATGTATTTCATAATGCGTTTTCAACAGGTACCATCTTCATGTTATTGCCGCTGATGGTACTGGCTGTATTGGCCTAATCATTTGGAACCAAGAGGCCAAACTGGTTGTTGGAAAGTCTGCAAGTGAAGTAAAAAAAATCTCAGTGTAAGTTTTTTAATATTTGTGTTGAAAATGATTTAGTACCTCAGTGTAAGGTTTTCAATATTTGTGTGGAAAATAATTTATGTACTCAATTCATTAGAGAGCAATAAATAACGAAACTGATTCTTTTTTTCCTAATATCTAGAGAGGAGAAAATGTGGCATGCTATCCCAAAGTTTTGGATAGCATTGTCGACAAAAAAATTTCTGTTTAAATTATCCATTACGAAGAAAAATCTCACCTCAATTGATCAAGTGTATAATGTAGTTAAGATCAGCGATGATGACACACTCATAGCCCTTTATGAGTCCCAGTCTTGCTCTATAGATATGGTGGTGTGTTTTCTATCTTTTAATTGTTATGTTGTTCAGTATTTACTTTGTTGTTGTAGTGATCACACTGTTTTTCTAAATAACTACCTCTTAGGGAGTTGACCAAAGTATTTCCAATCTATTGCCTGCATCCTTTACTAATAAGGCTGAGTCTGATGTACATTCTGTGCAGTTTTGTCTTTATCTAAGGTTTGTATATCATATGAAACATGCATAGAGCATTTGCTGTGAGCAAATTTTATCAATCCCTCCCTCTTAAGATCTGTCTTTTCTGAGATGTGTTGCTACGCATGCAGGATTCAGGTTCGGAGAGCATTTTTGAGTGCGGTCTTGAGACTCCTAGCAAGGGTGTTGTGGCTGATTCAAATGCAGGTGCTACTATTGGTGGGGTGTATAGTCTAGATGTTCAGGGCTCTACAACCAAGCCATTGAAAGGTCGTGCTGGGAAAAGGAAGCTTGAGTAGTTAGTAATCATAGACTTCTATTAATGGGGAATCGGAGGAAGGCATTTCCAGCTTAGTTGAAAatgctcttttatttatatactttttgcTTTAATGTCATCTTTAGTTGTTTTCTGCACGAGAACCTATTTGAAAGTTTATTGTAAGAACTCTATATATGTATGTCAATTATAGTTTGATGCATCTtttgtaaataaaatttataaatagatAGTTTATTAAGTTGATTACATTTTTTTGTAACTTACCTTTGGAAACATATAAATAATCATTTCTTAGATTTTGATTATTTAAGCTGCTTTGTTTCATTTAAGCTGATATTGGACGATAACAACTCTTAAATAACAAGAACCTAGGTTAATGATAAAGTCGTGCCATTTCATTGTACAATTTGAAGTCTGAATTTTTTAGGATCTTGATTCGTGAGCATGAACTTTATTAttataaggaattttatttttcaagcgGTAGGAAAATTTGTGTGAACGACTAGCCACAAGTATATACTGAGCTTTTATACCAAGACCTCTGTCAGTTTGTTTCTCAGTGACAGTttcctgtttaatgctttttagTTTATCTCATATAAGAAGATTGAGGCAATGGTTGGTGTTCACAAGAACCACTTGCTGGGTAAATCaagttactaattatttattttgttcattCTTTTAATGTTATTGTATCATCTTGGTAACTTATTTGGTTAAATTTGTATGTACTTTTATGAATCTCTTTGCCCTTTGGGTTGGTTTGTGTACTCTTTGTGTATTCTTTTACTGAAGTCATGCCATTTTAGTATACAATTTCTATTTGTGTTCCAGATCCAGTGCCAGATGTAGAATACTATGAAGTAATTAAGAATATAATTATGCATGGGCCATGCGGAACTGCACGAAAAAACTCACCTTGCATGGAAAATGGACAATGCATTTGTCACTTCCctaaaaaatttgttaaacatACCACCATTAATCATAATGGGTATCCAGTTTACAAACGGCAAAATGATGGTCGCACTATTGAGATATCTGGAATTCACTTGGATAATCGATACGTTGTTCCCCACAATAAGTTCTCGTTGTTAAAATATGGTGCTCATATAAATGTTGAGTGGTGCaatcaatccaaatcaatcaaaTATCTCTTAAAATATGTCAACAAGGGAAGTGCTCGGGTTATAGTATCTTTTTATTCAAATTCAGAAGTTGAGAATACAAACTGTGTTGTTGATGAGATCAAAATATTTTATGATTGTCAGTACATTTCACCCTATGAATCTGCATGGAGAATCTTTGCATATGATATACACTATAGAAAGCCATCTGTTGAAAGATTAAGTTTTCACTTGCTTGATGAACAGATCGTCATATTTGAAGATAGAGACACACTAACAGAGACATTTCAAAAGGCAACTGTTAAAGAATCGATGTTTATAGCATGGTTTAGagctaatagaaaataaaataaagccagACAAATTAACTTATACTGATTTTCCAagaaaatttgttttgaaaagccAACTTCGAGAATGGGAAGCACGAAAAGCCGGTACTGTCATCAGAAGATTATTCTTTGtaccattgataaaccactattttatggtttatcttgtgcttaattgagtggattttatcaactctttacccacttattcatactatttgcatgttttacaattccttcccaagatttgtgctatgattggaaacatgcttctttgatcttataattgctaatattaatcctctcttattaccgttagataccttgatatgtgtgttaagtgatttcagagattacaggacaagaatggttcagaggatggaaaggaagcatgcaaaagtggaaggaatacaagaagttggacaaattgctaagctgtccagcctgacctcttcgcactcaaacagcaataacattagctacagaggtccaaacgatgcggttctagttgcgttggaaagctaacgtccagagcttcgatttgatatataatatgccatagctTCTCTGAAGCTaggcgatgcgaccgcgtgatccatgcggccgcatcgcagtgacgaaaattcaGCGAGTTTGAATTcgtaaccagcgaattctgggctgtctccaacc
This window harbors:
- the LOC140181869 gene encoding uncharacterized protein isoform X1 — protein: MKIRDINPTKLAWNLKVRIVRLYEFPSKWNPREIYSMELVLQDERGDRIHCSIPKSNMASQPINSISDELHGGSLPITTIEEVLDKTNETSCWILATVVSIEIGGSDWYYALCKSCPRKVKENKGCYLRKHCGKVGINTPLRYHLHVIAADGTGCIGLIIWNQEAKLVVGKSASEVKKISVIQVRRAFLSAVLRLLARVLWLIQMQVLLLVGCIV
- the LOC140181869 gene encoding uncharacterized protein isoform X2 → MELVLQDERGDRIHCSIPKSNMASQPINSISDELHGGSLPITTIEEVLDKTNETSCWILATVVSIEIGGSDWYYALCKSCPRKVKENKGCYLRKHCGKVGINTPLRYHLHVIAADGTGCIGLIIWNQEAKLVVGKSASEVKKISVIQVRRAFLSAVLRLLARVLWLIQMQVLLLVGCIV